The Anabaena sp. WA102 genome contains a region encoding:
- a CDS encoding type I polyketide synthase — MTQTPAKPTTLQLLNALEEARTKLQAVQQAKEEPIAIIGMSCRFPGAKDTESFWHLLSNGVDAIQEVPANRWKIDACYDTNPDAPGKMSSRYGGFLSEVDKFDAHFFGISPREAMSLDPQQRLLLEVSFEALENGGQSSEKLFGTPTGVFIAISTFDYAMRLSEARSQIDAHLGTGTLLSPAAGRLSYSLGLKGASMVVDTACSSSLVAVHLAANSLRNKESDLALVGGVNLLLAPTLSINFTKARMLAADGRCKTFDASANGYVRSEGCGVVVLKRLSQAIRDGDNVLALIRGSALNQDGASGGLTVPSGPSQEAVVRQALKNAGIKPQEVSYIEAHGTGTSLGDPIEANALGSLFSDREEPLIVGSVKTNIGHPEAAAGMASLIKVVLSLQHKEIPPHLHFEKPNPYIAWDQLPLKVPTELTPWSTVNNQRIAGISSFGFSGTNAHIVLSEAPPVAGKSESETALRPQHLLTLSAKTKPALEQMVRNYSEHLATHPHLDWADICYTANTRRTHFHERLAVVADSVSQAEEKLLAHLAEAETTHLYGGSKSESQPEIAFLFTGQGSQYLGMGRKLYATQPTFRKSLERCQEILNTIGNQERSLLSILYENDDNSLLEQTAYTQPALFAIEYALAKLWKSWGIEPSAVIGHSVGEYVAACVAGIFSLEDGLKMISARGSLMQKLPANGEMVSLLASPEQVLEALQGLDSVSIAAINGPNSVVISGAGEAVRRVVQELESKGIKNKRLKVSHAFHSALMEPMLADFRQVVQQVTFHQPKLNFISNVTGNFERVLPTTPEYWVDHVLKPVRFASGMETLYRERVEIFVEMGPQPILLGMGRQCLPSGYGTWLPTLQLEQSDWQGLLQAVGQLYVRGVAIDWESFHRDYSHRQVSVPTYPWQRERYWIDVAQRQPQTESGMQNGHHPLLGQRIRSAALKNQQIVFESQLTSDFPVYLADHALYEKVIFPTAAYVEIVLAAGAQIFGAGAQENHPSLLVEEFLIEQSLVLNPEETVSVQLVLTPNESGYEFGIFSRKNSDDVDVDETWTRHAQGYLLSRKAPVAKVPLDLAALKQTVNQELEIKDYYQKFSDLGVEYGPNFQVIEKLWRSQGDSQEVLGKIKLPEMVESSVNNSLHPLLLDGCLQLLAAALEDGPDSDTKTYFLVGLERLSFFKQPSTSIWCHVHQSSQRSPGILTSFDLHLVDENGIAVADLINLQVRRANQTALLANQTDDWLYRIGWEVKPRVLAASSSFAKANNKTSKAGNWLIFSDGGEVSSSLADMLNKQGERCIFVSQGSSFSLLESDRYQINPAEPKDFQNLLSAIVKQDQSVCRGIVYLWGLDQKLEMSDVPTTALNLCSSVLYLVQALSAIPPHHWGKKIPHLSLITRNAQAVTKTPLQVEQSPLWGLARVIVLEHPELETVCIDIGSDQVSEIEMLLQEMLFPEKEEQVAFRNGERYVARLKRAEAKTISQLAKIDSSGSYLITGGFGALGLQVANYLVEQGARHLLLVGRQGAVSPEAQAGVKQLEDKGALVKIVKTDISQPDSVAMLIAATDIPLRGVVHVAGVLDDGMLRNQTRQRFLKVMNPKVQGTWNLHKLTKEMPLDFFVCFSSMTSVIGALGQGNYSAANAFMDALCHHRHALGLPAVSINWGPWATSGMATQLDANIQSRWEAIGFGMIPPSQGAHLFANLFTAKAPQVGAMPINWSKYTVESAFFTDFRKTTDQKKEQQKTSLNFLETVKAAEKEQRQPLLVAHIQSQVSKVLGYQKDRVFSVSEGFFDLGMSSLTSVELRNNLQNSLGCRLPATLTFDYPTIKKLVDYLMAEFIEEADEDEDVDVSEQSFQIDSKALTFQPLEENDDADEIAKQFAEQLGMQWVN; from the coding sequence ATGACACAAACTCCCGCCAAACCAACAACATTACAGTTGCTCAACGCCCTAGAGGAAGCACGTACTAAACTACAGGCAGTTCAGCAAGCAAAAGAAGAACCGATTGCCATTATTGGCATGAGTTGCCGTTTTCCAGGCGCAAAAGATACAGAATCTTTTTGGCATCTGCTCTCAAATGGCGTAGATGCGATTCAGGAAGTACCTGCCAACCGATGGAAGATTGATGCCTGTTACGATACCAATCCAGACGCGCCCGGCAAGATGTCTAGCCGTTATGGTGGCTTTTTATCGGAAGTGGATAAGTTTGACGCGCACTTCTTTGGGATCTCGCCACGGGAAGCAATGTCCCTTGACCCACAACAGCGGCTACTGCTAGAAGTAAGTTTTGAGGCCTTAGAAAATGGCGGTCAGTCATCAGAAAAGCTATTTGGCACTCCCACTGGCGTATTTATTGCCATTAGCACCTTTGACTATGCTATGCGTCTGTCGGAAGCGCGATCGCAAATCGACGCTCATCTAGGCACAGGAACCCTTTTGAGTCCAGCAGCAGGGCGCTTGTCTTATAGTTTGGGATTGAAAGGAGCAAGCATGGTAGTAGATACAGCTTGTTCTTCCTCCCTCGTGGCAGTGCATCTGGCAGCCAACAGCTTGCGTAACAAGGAATCCGACCTAGCTTTAGTCGGAGGTGTGAACTTACTCCTAGCACCAACCCTCAGCATCAATTTCACAAAGGCACGGATGCTGGCGGCAGATGGTCGTTGTAAAACCTTTGATGCTAGTGCAAATGGATATGTCCGTAGCGAAGGCTGTGGCGTTGTTGTTCTAAAGCGTCTTAGTCAAGCTATCCGTGATGGAGATAACGTTTTAGCATTAATTCGAGGTTCTGCCCTCAATCAGGATGGGGCAAGTGGGGGACTGACAGTACCTAGCGGACCTTCTCAGGAAGCAGTAGTTCGTCAGGCATTGAAAAATGCAGGTATTAAGCCCCAGGAAGTTAGCTATATTGAAGCCCATGGTACAGGCACTTCCTTGGGAGATCCAATTGAAGCAAATGCCTTGGGTAGCCTCTTTAGCGATCGGGAAGAACCCTTAATCGTCGGCTCCGTTAAAACCAATATCGGACACCCAGAAGCAGCGGCTGGTATGGCAAGTCTGATCAAAGTTGTTCTCTCCTTGCAACACAAAGAGATTCCGCCTCACCTACACTTTGAGAAACCTAACCCTTATATTGCTTGGGATCAACTACCGCTCAAAGTTCCCACCGAATTAACCCCTTGGTCAACAGTTAATAATCAACGAATTGCTGGAATCAGTTCCTTTGGGTTTAGCGGTACCAATGCTCATATAGTCCTTTCCGAAGCACCGCCAGTTGCAGGAAAAAGCGAGTCCGAAACTGCCCTGCGCCCCCAACATTTGCTCACCCTCAGTGCCAAAACCAAACCCGCACTGGAGCAGATGGTTCGCAACTACTCAGAACACCTAGCCACTCATCCCCACTTAGATTGGGCTGACATCTGTTACACAGCTAATACTCGGCGAACTCATTTCCACGAACGTTTAGCTGTGGTTGCTGATTCAGTTTCTCAAGCAGAGGAAAAGTTATTAGCTCATCTGGCAGAAGCGGAAACCACTCATCTGTACGGAGGCAGCAAGAGCGAAAGTCAACCTGAAATTGCCTTTTTATTCACAGGTCAAGGTTCCCAGTATCTAGGGATGGGACGGAAGCTATACGCAACACAACCAACATTTCGGAAATCCCTAGAGCGGTGCCAGGAAATTTTAAATACCATCGGCAATCAAGAGCGATCGCTACTCTCAATCCTCTACGAAAATGACGACAATTCCCTTTTAGAGCAAACTGCTTACACCCAACCAGCTTTGTTTGCCATAGAGTACGCCCTAGCCAAATTATGGAAATCCTGGGGCATTGAACCAAGCGCAGTCATCGGTCATAGCGTTGGGGAATATGTAGCAGCTTGCGTAGCAGGGATTTTCTCCTTAGAAGACGGTTTGAAAATGATTTCAGCCAGAGGCAGTTTAATGCAAAAACTGCCAGCCAACGGCGAAATGGTATCGCTATTAGCTTCGCCAGAACAAGTATTAGAAGCACTGCAAGGACTCGACTCAGTCAGCATCGCAGCCATCAACGGTCCCAATAGCGTCGTCATTTCTGGTGCAGGGGAAGCAGTACGTCGGGTAGTGCAGGAATTAGAAAGCAAGGGCATAAAAAATAAGCGATTAAAAGTTTCCCATGCCTTCCATTCAGCATTGATGGAGCCAATGCTGGCAGATTTTCGCCAAGTAGTGCAACAAGTAACATTCCACCAACCCAAACTCAACTTTATCTCCAATGTCACGGGCAATTTTGAGCGCGTTTTACCCACAACCCCAGAATATTGGGTAGATCACGTCCTCAAACCAGTAAGATTTGCCTCTGGAATGGAGACATTATACAGAGAAAGGGTAGAGATATTTGTGGAGATGGGGCCCCAGCCAATATTACTGGGAATGGGTCGTCAGTGCTTGCCATCAGGGTATGGAACCTGGCTGCCGACACTACAGCTAGAGCAAAGCGATTGGCAAGGACTGCTTCAGGCAGTGGGTCAATTGTATGTACGAGGTGTGGCGATTGATTGGGAGAGCTTCCACCGCGACTATAGCCACCGCCAAGTGAGTGTACCAACTTATCCTTGGCAGCGAGAGCGCTACTGGATTGATGTTGCCCAAAGACAACCTCAGACGGAATCGGGAATGCAGAACGGGCATCATCCTCTACTGGGTCAAAGAATTCGGAGTGCAGCACTAAAAAATCAACAAATAGTTTTTGAAAGTCAACTCACCTCAGATTTCCCTGTATATTTAGCGGATCATGCTCTCTATGAGAAAGTCATTTTCCCCACCGCAGCTTATGTGGAGATAGTCCTAGCCGCAGGAGCGCAAATCTTTGGAGCGGGGGCGCAGGAGAATCACCCATCATTGCTAGTTGAAGAGTTTCTGATTGAGCAGTCGCTAGTTTTGAATCCTGAAGAAACAGTCTCCGTTCAATTAGTATTAACACCCAATGAATCAGGGTATGAATTTGGGATTTTTAGCCGCAAAAACTCAGATGATGTTGATGTTGATGAAACATGGACTCGTCATGCCCAAGGTTATCTTTTGAGTAGAAAAGCTCCGGTGGCAAAAGTACCGCTAGATTTGGCCGCCCTGAAGCAAACAGTTAACCAAGAGCTTGAAATTAAGGACTATTACCAGAAATTCAGCGATTTGGGGGTAGAGTACGGCCCCAACTTCCAAGTAATTGAGAAGTTGTGGCGTTCTCAGGGTGACTCACAAGAAGTGCTAGGTAAGATTAAATTACCTGAGATGGTAGAGAGTAGTGTAAATAACAGCTTGCATCCACTGCTGTTAGATGGTTGCTTGCAGCTTTTGGCGGCGGCTCTTGAAGATGGCCCTGATAGCGATACCAAGACTTATTTTCTAGTCGGCTTAGAGCGTCTGAGTTTCTTCAAGCAGCCTAGTACAAGCATTTGGTGTCACGTTCATCAGTCAAGTCAGCGAAGCCCCGGTATACTGACTTCCTTCGATTTACATTTGGTTGATGAGAATGGAATAGCAGTAGCCGATCTGATTAATTTACAGGTGCGGCGTGCTAATCAAACTGCGCTCCTAGCCAATCAAACAGATGATTGGTTATACAGAATTGGTTGGGAAGTAAAACCGCGTGTTTTGGCAGCAAGCTCGTCCTTTGCTAAGGCGAATAACAAAACCTCTAAAGCAGGTAATTGGCTGATTTTCAGCGATGGAGGAGAAGTAAGCAGTTCCCTAGCCGATATGCTCAACAAACAGGGCGAGCGCTGTATTTTCGTTTCACAAGGATCGTCTTTTTCATTATTAGAGAGCGATCGCTATCAAATCAACCCTGCCGAACCAAAAGACTTCCAGAATCTACTTTCCGCAATAGTCAAGCAAGATCAGTCAGTCTGCCGTGGGATAGTTTACTTATGGGGTCTTGATCAAAAGCTGGAGATGTCAGATGTGCCAACAACAGCACTAAATTTATGTTCTAGTGTGTTGTATTTGGTTCAAGCATTATCTGCAATTCCTCCCCATCATTGGGGCAAAAAGATACCTCATTTATCCTTGATCACTCGCAATGCCCAAGCAGTGACAAAAACCCCCCTACAAGTAGAACAATCGCCATTGTGGGGACTAGCCCGCGTGATTGTTTTAGAACATCCAGAACTGGAAACTGTCTGTATAGATATTGGCTCAGACCAAGTTAGTGAAATCGAAATGCTGCTCCAAGAAATGCTCTTCCCAGAAAAAGAAGAGCAAGTAGCTTTTCGGAATGGAGAGCGTTATGTCGCTCGATTAAAACGTGCTGAGGCTAAAACTATCAGCCAATTAGCAAAAATTGATTCATCAGGTAGTTATTTAATCACTGGTGGATTTGGAGCGTTGGGTCTTCAAGTGGCCAACTACCTTGTGGAACAAGGCGCACGCCACCTGCTGCTAGTGGGACGACAAGGGGCAGTATCCCCAGAAGCACAAGCAGGAGTCAAGCAGTTAGAAGATAAAGGGGCGTTGGTAAAGATTGTCAAAACTGATATTTCCCAACCCGATAGTGTAGCAATGCTAATTGCCGCAACTGATATCCCCTTACGGGGAGTGGTTCATGTAGCAGGTGTTTTAGATGATGGAATGCTCAGGAATCAAACCCGGCAGCGCTTCTTAAAAGTGATGAACCCCAAGGTTCAAGGTACTTGGAACTTGCACAAACTGACCAAAGAAATGCCATTAGATTTCTTTGTCTGCTTCTCCTCTATGACTTCAGTTATAGGCGCGCTAGGTCAAGGAAATTATTCTGCGGCCAATGCCTTTATGGATGCACTCTGCCATCACCGACACGCATTGGGATTACCCGCTGTCAGCATCAACTGGGGCCCTTGGGCTACCTCTGGGATGGCCACTCAATTGGATGCAAATATTCAAAGTCGTTGGGAGGCAATAGGTTTTGGGATGATTCCGCCCAGTCAAGGAGCGCATCTATTTGCTAACTTGTTCACCGCCAAGGCACCACAAGTGGGCGCGATGCCAATAAACTGGTCGAAATATACGGTAGAAAGTGCGTTCTTCACTGACTTCCGCAAAACTACTGATCAAAAGAAAGAGCAACAAAAAACTTCACTTAATTTCCTGGAAACGGTAAAGGCTGCTGAAAAAGAGCAACGCCAGCCACTTTTAGTGGCTCACATCCAATCTCAAGTATCCAAAGTCTTGGGCTACCAGAAAGATCGCGTATTCTCTGTTTCAGAAGGGTTTTTTGACTTAGGAATGAGTTCTTTGACCTCTGTAGAGTTGAGAAACAATTTGCAAAATAGCTTAGGCTGTCGTTTGCCCGCTACGCTAACTTTTGACTATCCAACTATTAAAAAGTTGGTTGATTATCTGATGGCAGAGTTCATAGAAGAGGCTGATGAAGATGAGGATGTAGATGTCTCCGAGCAGTCCTTCCAAATAGATAGTAAAGCCCTCACATTCCAGCCCCTAGAGGAAAATGATGATGCCGATGAAATTGCAAAACAATTTGCAGAACAATTAGGTATGCAATGGGTTAACTAG